The genomic interval CTAGATTCTGCGATTCCAAATGGAGTGTAGTTCTCAACAGAATGTTATCTGTCAAACCTTTTCCCCATAAGCTTAAAAAGACATCAAGAAACTTTAGACATTGCCTTTCTTTTTGGTATACGTCTCCATTTTAATGCAATCACAAAGCCCTATAAACTTCAAAACGATCGGACAATAAGGACCGAATAAAGAAGGTGCTCTTTATATTATGGGGCTAGCCGCAGCATCAAGTGTGAAACAGGAACTAGGGTAGGTCTCTAGTCGGGCTTTCCTTTAATTTCTGGCCAAGCAGCAATTATTGTGAATATACGACGAAGAGCGCTACAATTTCAAACAAACTTTTTACAGTGTCCAAAAGTGGGTTAATTTCATTCAATTAGAATAGACAGACTTCCCAGCTCATctggttttttgttgttgtttttttttttattagctgTCCAAGCTGGGCCGCTAATTGGGCGCGCCCTCAGAGCTAATCAAGTTGTTATGGGAAATAAAACTCAAATCGCATAAATTAACAATTGGCTGGGCAAAGGCCCAAAACTCGAGTGAAATCTGaagttttcttaaattttGGAATTTGAGATATTATGGAAAAACTTACATTGCTTGGATTCGAGTTCTGCTGGCAACGCTAATGCGCTTTAGACGAAAGGAGGGAGGAGGAGTGCAATTTTCACAGGCACAGTCGACTTAAAGTTTTCTTCACAGTTTTCACTTGACAGCCAGTTGATTAGCCAGGGCCAGGGCCAAGGCCAGGGTCAGGCGGTGCCAACCGCAAATCAAAGTGTTCACAACGCCTGCTGCCGCagcgtcaacaacaacaacaacgacaacgacaacaactgcaatttggcgacaccaacaacaacaacaacatcaacgacaacaaacatttttacacTTCATTAACTCTTCGAACATTTGCGGCAAATGCCACAGCAAAATTCTTGTCACGGCCGCGCGAGCGCTCGCTTTTCTGATTCGCCAGCCTCGATTTACCGTTAACATGCAcccgcactcgcactcgcaacTACAAAAACAACTGTCAAAGCAGACGAATCTTTCACTTAACGGTTTGCGCAGTCGCGCAGCGAATCCAACCGAACGTACCGCAAGTCAAATGCAGACTGAACGAATGTCATGACCGAAAAAGTGCCAACAGGTAACGTGCAAGGCAGCAGACAGTGACAGAAGCAGAGAGTccaagagagagagcgagtgggAGAGCAGCGAAGAGTGAGAGCGACAATTGCGCAGCCGCAgatgctgctgcggctggcgGCGACCAATTTGAATTCAGCGCGCCCAAAATGCACGAAACTCTTCTTATGAccgttgtttgtttgtttttatgctgCATAGGAAAAGAATTAACGGGGAATATTGAAAGTTAGTAAACTTAACGAAGACTGAGTCTCTTAAAGAAAGTTATACGGagttttcaaattgaaaataccACAATTTAAAGACACATTGCTTGAATAAACAATTCTTATACAAGAAATCAAAATTCTTTATTGTTCTAAAATTTTATCATCATAAATTAACAGTTTTGcagaaattgatttattttagatACTCCGTAATCCTTCATCCCATGTCATTCCTTTTTATACGATTTCAGAAcactttattgtttttaactttctatattatattaattatatttaactgAATTATTTTGctcatttaaaattattttttataacctTATCGCTTACTGATGACTATGCTGGAGCATACAAACGCAGCTAATCACAGGGTATATTTTGGGTgctattttgaaatttattcgCCCCGATTTTCGCTTTTCTACTTCGAGATTTGCTCACAAGGTGCCAGCTGGTTGACTTTGCCATTTGCCGATGCTTGCTTAAATCTTAAATGCGATGCGATGACGGGGTCGTGGCCGGGAAGGCTGACAGAGCCGAGGCTGAAGCAGAAGACGAAGCAGAAGCTGAAGCCGTGGTTAAAGCGATGTTGCCTCAGGTATTTGGGATAGTGTGCGCGGTTTTGGCTACTGAAGTTGGCCAGATTCTTGGCCAATTATGAGTGtagtatataaattatatatttattaaacacaGCTTAGAAAAAAGACTGAAAATCTCATATGAACTAACGGTCTGTTAGCAGACCATTTTCTAGTTATGATGCAACTTTGAGAAACCTTTCATTAgagttttttcaatttatgcaGAGCAGCAATGCGGTGGGCTGCACTTCCAGTTCCGACTACAAGACCGAGTCGAACAACAGCCACCCAATTAGTCTTAATTGCCTTTTGCCAGCCAACTTCATttaagtcaaaaaaaaaaaaaaaaaaaaaaaaacacgtcgCATTCACATATGAAAATGGAGTAGCAAATAGTTAAGGCCCATGGATGGGGGTCTGCGGGTCTGTCGAGCGAAATGGCAAGcgttttgcataaaaataatgccCCAAACAAAAGTAAGTGGTTAACTCCCATCAACATGGAGATTTACATCCACTGATTAACGCTCATTGCCAGGCAGCTGGCCTCAGACTCGGAATGTTGTGGAAGTATCAGTGGCAGGCAGCACTGAAAAACTACATCAAGTGCGGCAACCTTGCcggaaaattgcaaaattttcacgTGTTATTTACGCGTTAATCGTACGCAATTGAAGCCCGCagctaccaaaaaaaaaaaaaaaaaactattaaacAAACTGTAAGACTCCAGCAGGGGGCGGCTGAAAGGTATTTATTTGCGCCAGGGTTGCCGCAGCGCCATTTACATTTAGTCGGATTAACAGGGCGTTAAGTTTCGCCACAGATATAGCCataaaaatacgaaaataaataaaactaaatcaCACATCTTGGTAAACAGTCTGGGGGCAGAGTCACTGGAGCAGCGGTTCAGTGGGGTATCCAAATAACTCtatagacatacatatgtgtaccCCGCATAATAAAGCTATTACCGAGTCAAGGTTGCGCGTTAATTGCGCGAACAGCAGCTCAGTAGCTCAGCAGCTGGAAGATTTCCCAGCACGCTTCCTTTTCCTTTCTAAAACGCATTTCACTTTTTGGCCAACGCATTTCACTAACGACTGCAACATtaagtgcaaatatttgtgtgaAATTGTTAAACAACGCTAAAGCAGAGCAACTATGTgcattcaatatttattttatttttttatttacttcatTTTTGTACCCTGTAATCGTTGAAAATGGATGGGGTATCTGCCTTTTGCAAAGGCAATATTTACATTATTTGCCATTAACTTCGATTTTAAGATCATGTCGATGGATATCGATGCCATGTGCAAaccgatatatatcgatttcaAGCTAGGGCTGATAATTACAGATTTCGAcattaaatacataaacatCGATTTCAAGCGCGATACATAATTATTATAGCCTAGTTCCAATAGTTgcctatataaatatttattcaccTTAAGCTagttaaatgtaaacaagctCATTCCAacaaaatatcgatatatatatcgatatttagaCTTTCAGTTCTAATTTACCTGGCATACGTCGAACATTTCAACAGGTACCCGCATCGAGACATGAGGCATAATAAATTATAGTATATCGATTTATCGAAAGGGCGCTTCAAGCTCacgatatcgataaatatcgatttccaGTAGCTAGATATGCAGATCTAGAATAAttgatatataatttataacatttatgTCATATTACAGCAGCTCGATGCCTGGTACAGGATATCTGCTAGCCTGGTGTAGTCCTCTTTTTTTCCATTCGCTGTATTTTCTGTTGGATTTTAGTGCCTCTCTTCGCATTTCGAAACCGCTTACCAAATCAGGTAATTAGCGTTTTTGATTTACTAAACGCATAAAAATTGTCAACTTGCGTGTTTTTCTCGGCAGCCTCTTCGAATTTCGTGTTTGGTGTTTCGTGTTTCAGCTGCGCCTGCGCACATTTCACCGGCGCGTCAAAGCGGCAacaaccacacacatacaagcacTTGACTTGACTTAGTTAGTTAGTGGCATCATCATCGACAacgacatcgacatcgacatgGACATCAACATTTCTATAAGCCCCATTCGGCCCATACGCGtggcatttgtttttgctgttttattTGGTTTGACTTGGTTGCATTTTCCCCAGTGGGGGACATCGTCAATTGGCGATTTCTCTTTCTCGGAAAAGTTTTGCAATAATCATAAAATTTTAACACAAATATTGAGCAaagtaattattataaataattgctaATAGTGTGCATGTGTCTGGCATATCGGGATCTCTCATATGGGCATGATAATGCTACAATTTGTGGACCAAAGTGTGATTAAAAAACGTTTAGGATTTGCAATTGCTATCAGAATAAACTTTATGGCAAACACaaagaattttaaaatatgaaaaaaaaaacactatgaactaataaataataattgaaatttgttgctgtATTTGAGCCAGCGACCTGCCGCTTGTTAACCCAACTTCCTTAGCCCTTCTGGCTAATGACATCACGTTTacaaaacttttataaattgcTGCGttgtttttgatattttcaatACAAACTTTGATCACCGTTTTTTCCAGACTTGGTGGTCGTTTTTTCCAAACTTAGAACAATTCTAAAGCCTTACTTTAAGCCCAAAAGGAAACTTCTGTCAAAATTTCCTAGCAGTCAATCAATTAGAACAAattccacatatatatatgtatatataaacatataatttgtatataatatattattttctatgaCAAAACCTGCCCACATTTATCTGATTCGTTTTGTCTATCTATGAATGAAATACGTTAAGCACAAAACTCGGAAGATTAGCATTTACGAATTTCACAATATCAACGACCTGGCCAAACAATATTAGCTATTTATAGATTTgatatcaaaaacaaaacaaattggcAAAGCTGTGGCTGAACTGCGGCGATTGAATGCCCTTCAAAGAGCAAGTTGCTCATAATAGCgaactaaaattaaaatggtAACGTAATTTAACCTGtaattcattaatttattattcttcAAAACCAATGAAAACGTTTGTTTTTCTAATGACGGCCttctatgcaattctcatGAAGTCAAGTAAGACTTACGGGTTATCATGCTTTGATCCTTTGTGTTATATTAACAAGTGGCTTTGGCAATTTAATTGGCTGTATCACTGCTCGCTATCTCACCAAAgtctattttttctttcttcctCTTTTTTCCtgtctgtcttttatattataaCCCCTGCTCGTTCTTTAAGCCGTTCTCTACTATACATAAAAGTCTCTCTCCCTTCTACttaacatttttgtatatataaacggGAAGCTAGATATAGTAAATAATTACaggttttaattttaaaataggtTAAATGAATTGCAGCCATAATTTTCATTATCCACACAAGCGCCACTATTCCAAATTATTCGTGAGCTGACAAGAGCCCAAATCTTATAGATAAACATCAGAGAGTTGGgaatacaaaatacatttcCGCTGTGGCAAGCAAACTTGTTGCAAGCATGCCCTTTGCATTGATTAAGGTTTCTTGTTAATTACGATCGTTGTGAATTGTGGCTCGTATCTCACGATGCGCTTCCGCAGCAGCaaacagacacagatacagatacagatacaaagcTCAAAGCTCGTCGGGTGCTgcgtaataataataatgcaattTCATGCTGCATTATAATCCGTTCGAAGCCTTCGAGTTATATAGATTAGATTCTTATATAATATGCGGCAGCTTTCGGGGAGGGCAGCAGAAAAGTTGTGAGCGGCAAAGACAGCTGCCATTTGAGGTGAAAATAAACTTGGCCAAGAGATGAGCACAAATGGCCAAAAGACACGCGCTTTCAGGCCATTTCGTGCCATTTCGCGCCATAACAAGCCACTTCGAGCCATTTCGATTGATGGAGAAAATGCATTGCCATCCTATTCCCAATCGCAGCTCGACAGGCACATCATCTGGCTGATATGTGGCAAAAGTGGCGCgacggctgccgctgctgtggcGTCTCCTTgggaggcaacaacaactttcaCAAAACTTTTGCCCAGTCGCCAAGCGGCTTTCAGTTGAGCTGCCGCCAGCTCGAGCCTTCCATTCGCGGCATCGCAATTCTTATTACAGAATCAGGTgcaacttttgcttttgccgcATGCCTCGGGCTGCCTGCCACGGCACGTTGTTGTTTATGTCACTGAACTGCCGCAATTGGGCCGCACGTTCGGTTGACAGTAAAAGTAAGCGAGAAAAGTGAACGCAATCGAAGTCGACCCACTTTGACGTACGCGCTGCCCCAAACATTCTCACTTGCAACTCCAGCTCCAGTCAAAGGCTCagagcagccgccgcagctgaTGCTGTATAACACCCAAtcacattgtttttgttttttttttttattattattattttggaaACGCATCTCGAACGCAGCTGGAGGCCAACCATTTTGGGAAAATCTTAAGTGGGGAGtgaaaaaaagcaacaaataaaataaaaactaaaatcgGGTGGCCCAAAGCCAGCGGCTAGTGTCGTATGTCAGTcgtagaaattaaaaataaaaaccggCCACTGACTCGCATTCAAGCCAAAAGCAactaaaacaagtaagaacaTTGCGGACGGCTGTTGCCGACTGCTCAATGCTCTGTTCACAGCGTAACAACAACGTAAAGCAGGTCGCATCGAGTCTATTGGTTTGTTGCGTTGTCGCTTGTTTAATTGTCGCCATCAAGCAATGACTGTCAAACTGTGATCttacaaatttatgaaattttcagtgTCAAGTGTGGGCGTGGTCACACCTAATGCCTACCTTTAGATAAAGGTTGTGAAGCTGGGTTTGCCAATCTCAAAGTcgtatattttcaatattttatgatttgcACTTGTGTTAGTTTGGCGTCAGATATACACGAACATAATCAGTAACTCGAACGTGGCACAAGCCAATATACTCTATATTAATCTATTAACAGAGTAtaggcaaacaaatttttaaaaaaagacTCGCGCCTCAAACGAGCAATTGGCGTGACTTAATGATGCATAAATCAAAGCGCGGCCAGTTCGGCCTGGGCTGGTCCCCAACATAGGAGCCGAGATGTAGGTGCCAGTATGCCACATGCCGTTGGGCAGTTGGGGCATCGGCAACTGCACGATGAGCATATGGACATCACTTTTGTGCGGCTTTAATTGCGTGCGAGTGCAGTTGGCAATGAAAGTGAGTTGCTGAGAGTtgtgaaaaatgaaataagaGTCGAAGAAAACTGATAAAGCAGATAACCAGAATTTCCAGCCAGACGGCCATCCTTTTTCGGCAACCAGATTTGAAattcttttttcattttcatttttctcaGCAGCAATGCATTTCACTTTTTCATTAGTAAACAAACATTTGCCAATTTCACAATCTCTCAGCTAGCGAAGTCAACTTCATAAGCAGATATCAAAACCAAAATGCAATaaaccaattttttttatttttttatttatactgTGCTCAAATGCTCTCCCACATTAAAGttcttaataataaattgcagtaatatttatctatttatattgCAAGTATAATTATGTATATCTAGTGTATGAATTCACGAGTACAgagtataattttttatatacatataaacaacaCACTATCAACTCTCAAAAAAGTCTAGACCCGGTCAAGTTTATCAGTCAGGTAGCTCTCTTTAGGGCAAATACGCAGCAGCTAGCACATATTACGCCAGAACGTATGAAATGTTATCAGACAGCACTTTTGGTATTTAAGAGCCGTTTCGCTTGTTCGTGCCGCAGTTCGAGTTCTCTCGTTGAATCGTTTATAGCAAAGCTTGTCCGAgtgcaaaaacaattaagtgTTCCGAAAATGTTCTGCTCCAGGGAAAATAGGCCGCACCATGACCAGATGAGCCATGGAGAAAGGTCTGCTGCACCATGGTGgtcgcatcatcatcatcatggcCAACACCACCATCGCcaccaccaacaccaccaccaccaccaccacaacCACCCCAACCACCACCAGTTTAATGGTTTCCTCTGGAAGGCGGCACCGGAACATAAACATCACCACGGCCATTGCCATGCTCATCAGCATTGCCATTCGACGCccagatttttttttcgtggcCTACCCAGCAATGACAATCTGCCGGGtcaacacaaaatgtttgacTATAGTGAAAACTACAATTAGACGTGCGATATATTGTTcactaatttatttattattcaaatgGTTTTGGTTCTGAGtccaaattataatatttagaGTAAACTTTTaacataaatgaaataaagcaACATagataactaaataaattacttaaaataaattaaatgttaattttcatttttaaaagaatCGAAGGCgccaaaaattgttttatagtATCGAAGTATCGATATATCGTTAGATTTGGTTTGGTATTTCTTATTAAATTAGTGACTAAAAATTCCAACTTTTGGTATATTTTCGataaaatgtgtgaaaattcGATAAGTGAGTAAGCCGAATCAAGACATACGCTTGAAATTTCGAACTAAGCCAAACTTGGGTTGAATTAAATTGCTTAATTGTAGTgagtatttatatgtatatatgcttgTAGGTAATTTGAATGGCTGCCATTATATTAGTAGTACCAGAGCACATAAACATAGAGCACAATCAGCACAAACAGCAAATGTATGAGAAACAATTCGATGGCCAACGTTAATAATGCCAGCGGATTAACAGGCGTAAAAGTGATCAGGACAAACATATTGCAGCAGGGTCCAAAGCGATGCTACAAGCTGCGGAACACTCTCGTCCAGGCGGATATGCAGCTCTACTCCTGCACTGTGAAAGTCAGCTGCTTATTGCGGGAGCTCTCAAAGCGATTTGGCGTGTGAATGCTCAGCATGGCAGAAATACCCAGTGAGAGGATGCCCAACAGAAAGAAGACCACCAGCAGGCCGGCCAGAATGGGAGCCGAGATGAAGCCAACGCAGTCGTAGACATCGCCAAACTCCTTGCGGCCATTTAGCCAGGGCTGCACTTGGTAATCGGTCAGCAGCAGACTCATCTGCGTctcattgctgttgctgttgatattGGTGAAGAGCAGCTCTTCGGAGGAACAGCGGAACGAGAAGTCTAGCGGTGCCGATGGCAGCGTATACTCATTACCAATTGCCGGCAATACGGCCTTATAATCCCGGTATTCCACTTCCACGTTGCGCAGATGCCAGGTGCCGCGCAGCAGCGAGAACTTAAATCGGAGCGTGCACTTCTCGCTGTTGTACATGAAGGTAATGCTCAGACGTCCAAAGCCCTTGGAGCGCTGATCATCGAAGGtgattaatttgttgtgctcctccagcagcagcgtctCGTTGCTCAAGCGTAGCTCGGGTGGTCCGTTTAGGGCCAAGACCGCCTTATTGCCCTCGGCTATGTAGACGTGTGTCACCTCCGTCTCAGTTGGCGTTGACTGTGTGGTTGTGGCCTCCTCTTTGCCCTCGTCCTTGGCTTCGCGCTTGGCCAGATAGTGTGCCTCTTCCTCGCGACTTGCTAGTATGCCTAGCACTTCACCATGGCCATAAACGGTTAGCGCATCATTGTAGCCCGTCAGCAGCTCCGCGTCGTCCTCCTCGCTCTGCCCGGTCAGGTTGATGACCTGTTCAAATGTGTGGTCGGGTGTTTAGTGGGTGGTGAATGGTGCTCTACATGCCACAAATGTTATAATAGATACACACCTCAATGTTGGCGTTGTAGATAAAGGGCTCTACGGCCAGGTTACGCTGCGGCATATATGTCCACGCGTTATTCTTCACCAGATTTTGAAACTTGGGATACTTGATGCCCTCCAGGCGGCTTGTGGCATTgcgcaaaaaaataattattgccTTGGCATCCTTGAACAGTTGCGTCAGCGGCTGCTCCCTGGTACTGGCGTCGACTAACGCTTGGGGTTGCAAATTGGTTACTTTGTCGTGACCCCAAAACAGATACGGTCCGCTTATGGCCGCGCTGGAGCCGAGCACCAGACTTATAAAAACCCCAACTGCAATTAGCTGCATTATTCGCGACTAATTCCTTAGAAACTGACAACACGTATGACTGCACTTCGCACAAAACTGATGGGAAAAATCTTAAACAGAAAAATCGATGGCCTCGGGGCGAGCAGGGCGCAGGCGCACAAAAAAGATTCTCATACCACATCTTACTCATTTTTCGGGGGTGCTTTTGCTGCTAATCGAGAACAGCCGAATTGCTTCCTTGAGGGTGATAAAAATATCACCCAAGTCCACTTGTTGGCAACGCAATGCCGAGCTTTGTTTGTAAATAGTTACCATATGGGGAAGAATCGAATTTGTTAGGAAACTCTGAACTTCTCTCTAAGTAGTTTAACTTATTGTAGAATTTCAAATCTTCCTTATGTTTGCAAGAGCATTTCACATTCAAAcgcaaagatatatatatatatatatttaagttataaacaacaattatctttatatatatcttttattgCCATTTACTTaatctatacaaaatatttacaggAGTCTGGTAAAAACTAAACTGATGACTGTCACAGCTAATATGTAAAACTTTGGCTGGGTTGAGGCTAAACTGGCTGAGAAACTGCCCTTGAAGGTTTTGGTGcctgaaagaaaaaaagaggGAGAATCTCTTTTAGAGGCGTGCGTTTAATCCCAGCTTGCTATGTACTCACGCTTCTCGTTACGATCCCTGACGCCGCACGTGCGATACGAGATGGTTGCCTTGCGCTTTTGGTTGACATAGCCCGGTATGAAAAGACTTGGTGCATCCAGACGTCCCGCTGCTATCAGACGCGACATGTCCAGCTCGAGACGATGCGCCAGAGGACCCTTGAAGTGTATTATCATCTGGATGCAGGCGCCGCCGTGCAGCTCCTTTGTTTTGCGCGCATCTACGTCTAGCATCCACTCCGGGATGCCCATCACCGATCGCAGCTCCTCCAGAAATTGTGCGCTGCAAACGAAACGTGTTTAAGTTGAGGATTGGACACTGCTGGTGGGTTGGACTTACACAACGAAACGTGGCGGCTTCTGCAGATTAATGTACTTGATGACATTGTGATCCGGTTCGATGTTGGCGCAGGCGAAACGCTCGTGCGAATGGTCCGGCCCAAAGATGACAATCGAGCGGCCAATGGCGCCAACGGGCGCCTCCAGCGGAAAATTGGTATCGGTGAGCACCACGCGCTCTCCTCCCAGGTCTGATTTAAGTTCATATTAGGCAAtatattaaatgtaaaaaCTCCTGGTGGAGCTACTTACCTATGGTGCCCAAACGCGCACCCACATCTCCCACATAACAACGCAACGGATTGTCCGGTCCGCACTCCTGTTCATAGAGATCGAGCTGCAGGCAAGAAGATAATTCGGATTAGACGTACCTCTATCAGATTCATATAGTCCACCTACATTTAAGGGATCCGCCAGCTGTGTATAGAAGGGATTCCAGACGTAACCACCTGCCACGCAGCGTGTTATTGTGGGCTTGACGGCGGCATCGACACCAACCGGATTGACAAAGATTTGCCAGTTGTGGTTCCGTGTCGAGTTGCGATCGTTCTTGCCAGGATGCCGCAATTTCACCTCAATCACGGTCTCCGATTGACTGCCATCATTGTGGATGAGCTGCGTCAT from Drosophila virilis strain 15010-1051.87 chromosome 2, Dvir_AGI_RSII-ME, whole genome shotgun sequence carries:
- the VhaAC45RP gene encoding V-type proton ATPase subunit S1 translates to MQLIAVGVFISLVLGSSAAISGPYLFWGHDKVTNLQPQALVDASTREQPLTQLFKDAKAIIIFLRNATSRLEGIKYPKFQNLVKNNAWTYMPQRNLAVEPFIYNANIEVINLTGQSEEDDAELLTGYNDALTVYGHGEVLGILASREEEAHYLAKREAKDEGKEEATTTQSTPTETEVTHVYIAEGNKAVLALNGPPELRLSNETLLLEEHNKLITFDDQRSKGFGRLSITFMYNSEKCTLRFKFSLLRGTWHLRNVEVEYRDYKAVLPAIGNEYTLPSAPLDFSFRCSSEELLFTNINSNSNETQMSLLLTDYQVQPWLNGRKEFGDVYDCVGFISAPILAGLLVVFFLLGILSLGISAMLSIHTPNRFESSRNKQLTFTVQE